The proteins below are encoded in one region of Pygocentrus nattereri isolate fPygNat1 chromosome 13, fPygNat1.pri, whole genome shotgun sequence:
- the LOC108431952 gene encoding uncharacterized protein LOC108431952 translates to MTPLTYDALEFKNMPKSVCMTCGTSVPLQLLPFHIESCQLDDDSRILDMLQENSQAKRLMLFVCMEEGRSSTKSSSAVQGLLHEKETEPPLKFRMDIREDVEDQEERIISFYKVPKIDWARPLYCKLEGDVATGEGIKRHLFSLVMHKLRSGFITDFGNGTSTVIFEGQIDHLVPSTSQVHVQNDLFLMAVRMISHSFLHGGLLLAGLSPAIIHVLLYWFPTDRNYPA, encoded by the exons ATGACCCCATTGACATATGATGCCCTGGAATTCAAGAACATGCCAAAAAGTGTTTGCATGACTTGTGGTACATCAGTTCCTCTTCAGTTGCTGCCGTTTCACATTGAATCCTGTCAGCTAGATGAT gattcaaggattctGGATATGTTGCAGGAGAACAGCCAAGCCAAGAGACTGATGTTATTTGTATG CATGGAAGAGGGCCGAAGTTCCACAAAGAGCAGCAGTGCTGTACAAGGTTTGCTGCATGAAAAAGAAACTGAACCACCACTGAAGTTCAGAATGGATATAAGAGAGGACGTGGAAGATCAGGAGGAAAGAATAATCAGCTTTTATAAGGTCCCTAAAATAGACTGGGCCAGACCACTCTATTGCAAACTGGAAG gtgATGTAGCCACTGGAGAGGGTATTAAACGCCATCTCTTCAGCCTTGTAATGCACAAATTGCGAAGTGGATTCATCACAGATTTTG GAAATGGAACCAGCACTGTGATTTTTGAGGGACAAATTGATCACCTAGTCCCATCCACCTCTCAAGTTCATGTGCAGAATGATTTATTCTTGATGGCAGTAAGGATGATCAGCCACTCTTTCCTCCATGGTGGCCTCCTGCTTGCTGGTCTCAGCCCAGCAATTATCCATGTACTATTATATTGGTTCCCCACAGACCGCAACTATCCTGCTTGA
- the foxj1b gene encoding forkhead box protein J1-B produces MPVLTRPEIANKFKEKWMLLHPEDCENASGSVSLDDSLTSLHWLQNFSILSANPERSPSFGCHPQHFPQPKNPSGSSDSPSSPPAGDTAAMGMAQPPGNPMPACSTYSHPQVGLYGHSEEIDYKTNPHVKPPYSYATLIFMAMQASKKTKITLSAIYSWITENFCYYRHAEPSWQNSIRHNLSLNKCFMKVPRQKDEPGKGGFWQIDPQYADMFVNGVFKRRRMPATNFNTQRQSRLLSSCSSYSPQRNQQTAMVHYQEPVAGSKRKQVFPKHGGKLSRVSQSPLLASEIKSSDVLRGDFDLASVFDDVLSGNGSTFEDLDINTALSSLGCEMEVSSQNQHIPSLPKWYSNEDEQACAYLEMNSGLGCSMEDFQQQQHQQHIQTHPQYYEGMALFSDIPQQQQHPWEIKEEVQAIPLSLDQGYGLCEGFFSEMPLWERAESFP; encoded by the exons ATGCCAGTACTAACAAGGCCTGAGATTGCCAACAAATTTAAGGAGAAATGGATGCTGCTTCATCCAGAGGACTGTGAAAACGCCAGTGGTTCTGTGAGTTTGGACGACAGCCTCACCAGCCTTCACTGGCTTCAGAACTTCTCCATCCTCAGTGCCAATCCAGAAAGGTCTCCAAGCTTTGGATGCCACCCGCAGCACTTCCCTCAGCCCAAGAACCCTTCGGGGAGCTCTGACTCACCCTCCAGCCCCCCTGCTGGGGACACAGCAGCCATGGGCATGGCTCAGCCCCCAGGAAATCCCATGCCAGCCTGTAGCACTTACAGCCATCCACAGGTTGGACTCTATGGCCACAGTGAGGAAATTGACTACAAAACGAACCCTCATGTCAAACCCCCTTATTCATATGCCACGTTAATCTTCATGGCCATGCAGGCCAGCAAGAAGACTAAAATCACCCTGTCTGCCATCTACAGCTGGATCACTGAGAACTTCTGCTACTACAGACACGCTGAGCCAAGCTGGCAG AATTCAATTCGCCACAACCTGTCGCTGAACAAGTGTTTCATGAAGGTGCCCAGGCAGAAGGATGAGCCAGGAAAGGGAGGCTTCTGGCAGATTGACCCTCAGTACGCAGACATGTTTGTAAATGGGGTCTTCAAACGAAGGCGGATGCCTGCCACAAATTTCAACACCCAGAGACAGAGCAGATTGCTATCCTCTTGTTCTTCTTATAGCCCTCAACGCAACCAACAAACAGCGATGGTCCACTACCAAGAGCCTGTAGCAGGAAGCAAACGCAAGCAGGTGTTTCCCAAGCATGGGGGCAAGTTGTCGAGGGTGTCCCAGTCGCCACTGCTGGCCAGTGAGATCAAAAGCTCAGACGTTCTCCGGGGGGACTTTGACCTGGCTTCTGTCTTCGATGATGTCCTTAGTGGGAACGGCAGCACCTTTGAGGACTTGGATATCAACACTGCTCTGAGCTCTCTGGGCTGTGAAATGGAGGTGTCCTCCCAGAACCAGCATATACCTAGCCTGCCCAAATGGTACAGCAATGAGGATGAACAGGCTTGTGCTTACTTGGAGATGAACAGCGGATTGGGATGCAGCATGGAGGactttcagcagcagcagcatcagcagcaCATACAGACCCATCCACAATATTATGAAGGAATGGCACTGTTTTCAGATAttcctcagcagcagcagcaccccTGGGAGATTAAAGAGGAAGTCCAAGCCATCCCACTGTCTCTGGACCAGGGTTATGGTCTCTGTGAAGGATTCTTCTCCGAGATGCCTCTATGGGAGAGGGCAGAGTCATTTCCATGA